A region of Vitis riparia cultivar Riparia Gloire de Montpellier isolate 1030 unplaced genomic scaffold, EGFV_Vit.rip_1.0 scaffold322_pilon_pilon, whole genome shotgun sequence DNA encodes the following proteins:
- the LOC117909764 gene encoding gibberellin-regulated protein 14-like, producing MAKTRGGLSASPSSPMPQPVPSAIRGATSPPAQDSTIPPSEGGTPSQLRYPTRRLPTDPVQPTTKAKRPASLPPAKRAKFTGPGEPSQPPQAQPPQAEPPTKPSQIPVGVLLETIIRHPMIVGPPIEGNLDCRDRSFHSKTWFDINALKQQPELRDSFRLL from the coding sequence ATGGCAAAGACTAGGGGAGGCCTTTCTGCATCCCCATCCTCGCCGATGCCTCAACCAGTACCGTCCGCCATCAGAGGCGCCACTTCGCCACCTGCTCAGGACTCCACCATTCCCCCATCTGAGGGTGGAACGCCTTCTCAGCTCCGGTATCCCACCAGGAGGCTGCCCACTGACCCTGTGCAGCCCACCACCAAAGCCAAGAGGCCTGCTTCACTGCCACCCGCGAAGAGGGCCAAGTTCACGGGTCCTGGAGAGCCATCCCAGCCACCTCAGGCCCAGCCACCTCAGGCAGAGCCGCCTACTAAGCCTTCTCAAATTCCTGTGGGGGTTCTTCTCGAGACCATCATCAGGCATCCTATGATCGTAGGGCCGCCTATAGAGGGCAACCTGGATTGCAGAGATCGATCATTCCACTCAAAGACTTGGTTCGACATCAATGCTCTCAAACAGCAGCCAG